Within Candidatus Cetobacterium colombiensis, the genomic segment AAAAGATTCTATAGGAGCGTTATCATAAGGATTACCCTTTCTTGAATAAGAAAGGGTTGCACCTAAATCTTTAACTTTAGCTACATAATCTTTACTCGTATACTGCGATCCTTGGTCTGTATGGATAATACAGCCTGTAAGATCACTGTTTAAATTAAGTTTAGAAAGAGCTTTTAAAACGATATCTGTTGTCATTGTTGTGGAGTACTCCCAACCTTTGATTTCGTTTGTATGTAAATCCATAAATGAAGCTAAATATGTCCAACCAAAATCTTTTGTGTAAATATATGTGATATCTCCTACTATTTTCTCGTTTATTGAGGTAGTTGAAAAATCCTGTTTTAAAAGATTACTTGCAGGTGCTTCAACTTTTGATTTAATTGTCTGGGGCTTGTACTTTTTTCTAGTAATAGATGAAAGACCTAATGCTCTCATAATTCTTTGAACTAGCTTTATACTCGCGGGATAACCCTCACGATTAAGTATTGCATGTATTTTAGGAGCCCCATAAATTTTAGAATTTTCCTCATAAATTCTTTTGATTTGAGAAGATAATAATTCATATCTCTCTTGAGTCTTAGTAGTAGTTTTATTGAGATTAAAGTAGTAAGTAGCTCTACTAATTTTAAAGATTTTACACATTTTTTCTTGGCTGTATTTAGGTTTTAATT encodes:
- a CDS encoding IS3 family transposase, which produces MCYSKKGFDNIREKLDDTKITDLIKQLKPKYSQEKMCKIFKISRATYYFNLNKTTTKTQERYELLSSQIKRIYEENSKIYGAPKIHAILNREGYPASIKLVQRIMRALGLSSITRKKYKPQTIKSKVEAPASNLLKQDFSTTSINEKIVGDITYIYTKDFGWTYLASFMDLHTNEIKGWEYSTTMTTDIVLKALSKLNLNSDLTGCIIHTDQGSQYTSKDYVAKVKDLGATLSYSRKGNPYDNAPIESFHSVLKKELIYQSKPKTFEETKKSLFKYIEGWYNNHRIQKKLGYLSPADYQKQVA